The Cerasicoccus sp. TK19100 genome window below encodes:
- a CDS encoding sulfite exporter TauE/SafE family protein, whose translation MLNILPILFIAVSCLYSMAGFGGGSTYIALLAISGLPLAIIPIISLTCNLIVTSQGSILLIKRGHAQWSILLPLLIGSIPAAFLGGAWRLPQEAFLGILAAALTIAGLAMLAQNVLYKRKTEKVQQPKPIILAGAGVALGLLAGVTGIGGGIYLAPVMHLLGWARAHTIATCTSLFIAFNSVAGLLGQLTKGGQLLSEAPLWILIGCPIAVIIGGRLGSYLLTNKLPQARVRLITAIVILMVSVRLWLKLWVA comes from the coding sequence ATGCTAAACATACTGCCCATTCTATTCATCGCGGTTTCCTGCCTTTATTCCATGGCAGGGTTTGGCGGCGGCTCCACTTACATTGCGCTCTTAGCAATCAGCGGGCTGCCCCTGGCAATCATCCCCATCATATCCCTAACGTGCAATCTCATCGTCACCTCACAGGGAAGCATTTTGCTGATCAAACGCGGGCACGCGCAGTGGTCCATTCTCCTCCCTCTCTTGATTGGCTCTATACCGGCCGCATTCTTGGGCGGCGCTTGGCGGCTCCCGCAAGAGGCATTCCTCGGCATACTAGCCGCAGCATTGACTATTGCCGGCTTGGCAATGCTTGCGCAAAACGTGCTCTACAAACGGAAAACCGAAAAAGTTCAACAGCCCAAACCAATCATCCTTGCTGGCGCGGGCGTGGCCCTTGGCTTACTTGCTGGCGTTACCGGAATTGGTGGCGGCATTTACCTGGCCCCTGTCATGCATTTATTAGGCTGGGCGCGGGCGCACACCATCGCCACCTGCACATCGCTGTTCATTGCGTTTAACAGCGTTGCCGGGCTCTTGGGCCAGTTGACCAAAGGCGGGCAATTACTCAGCGAAGCACCACTATGGATTCTGATTGGCTGCCCAATTGCCGTCATCATCGGCGGTCGTCTCGGCAGCTATTTACTAACGAACAAGCTGCCTCAAGCGCGCGTGCGACTCATCACGGCGATCGTCATACTGATGGTGTCGGTGCGGCTTTGGCTGAAACTGTGGGTCGCTTAA
- a CDS encoding CerR family C-terminal domain-containing protein: MMQIRTKKSEVTRERILSVAAEHFAAHGYHQARVADICRKAEANQAAVSYHFGGKYELYEESLRYALELANAKYPLPVDQSIQAEERLKLFLTAVCQRIFDESEGSLFPRMMVKEMADPTEALETILRDLVANERDTVIGIVREILGPKATEEDIILSHLSIVALFQFFNFSRSIRQLLQRKMRRLPPNVENVIDHTIGFALAGIHHKQAEIAARA, from the coding sequence ATGATGCAGATCAGAACCAAAAAGTCGGAAGTAACCCGCGAGCGCATACTGAGTGTCGCCGCTGAGCACTTCGCCGCGCACGGCTACCACCAAGCGCGGGTAGCCGACATCTGCCGAAAAGCAGAAGCTAATCAAGCGGCGGTCAGCTATCATTTCGGCGGCAAGTACGAGCTCTACGAAGAAAGCCTGCGCTACGCGCTTGAGCTCGCCAACGCCAAGTATCCACTGCCGGTAGATCAGTCGATTCAAGCCGAGGAGCGATTGAAACTTTTTCTGACGGCCGTCTGCCAGCGCATTTTCGATGAGAGCGAAGGCAGCCTTTTTCCCCGGATGATGGTGAAAGAGATGGCCGATCCCACCGAAGCACTCGAAACGATTTTGCGAGATTTGGTGGCAAACGAGCGCGACACCGTTATCGGCATCGTTCGTGAAATCCTCGGCCCCAAGGCAACGGAGGAAGACATTATTCTGAGCCATCTATCCATCGTGGCGCTATTCCAGTTTTTCAACTTCAGCCGCTCGATCCGCCAGTTGCTGCAACGCAAAATGCGCAGACTGCCACCCAATGTTGAGAACGTGATCGACCACACCATCGGCTTTGCGCTTGCGGGTATTCACCACAAACAAGCGGAGATCGCCGCCCGTGCTTAA
- a CDS encoding efflux RND transporter permease subunit, whose translation MSNDHSSSAKGPIAWMAGHSVTANLIMLVFLIGGALVISNVKQEVFPEFSLDMVNVSVSYPGAAPEEVEQSIVLPVEEAVEGLDGVKEVTSTANEGSGTVTIELAEGADLQQLANEIKNEIDRITTFPEEAEEPNVAIASRQRSVVTLALHGDLDEWTLRSVAETVRDSLLSNPGITQVELEGARDYEVTITVPRESLRLYGLTLNDIASIVSASSLDLAGGGVKTATGEILVRVKERRDYAAEFNNIPVITTNDGVRVLLGDIATITDGFEETSDLYAHFNGEPVVLLEVFRIGNQTPIGVSDAAMEVVEELRATLPPGLTLDIMSDNSEIYRQRAELLVKNLLMGLVLVLIVLGIFLETRLAFWVTLGIPISFLGAFMFFPPLDTTINMITMFAFIITLGIVVDDAIVVGENIYSHHQRGKSFYVAAIDGTREVAMPVVFSVLTNIVAFMPLFFIPGFMGKIFGVIPIVVIGVFSVSLIESLFILPAHLSHQKDIHPKGIRGALHNFQQRFSNKFMGFVHNRYGPALRRVLPWRYVVVVIGLSFMALIFSWVDSGRLHMILMPRVDSDYAFASVELPYGSPVEETEKIRQQVLSAAERVVANNGGDKLSKGIYTLVGSGGSHAVQFRVFLTDANTRPLSTAQFTQQWRQEVGQLFGVDTSSFASDRGGPGSGDSITVELSHRDIATLEAAAERLAHELMEYPQTKDVNDGFQPGKEQFNFTLRPEAQSLGLTSQNVAQQVRGAFYGAEAKRQLRGRHEIKIMARLPKDQRTSEADVDSLIIMTPTGGEMPLAEAVDIDRDRAFTSISRRNGRRVLNVTADTDDPADAGPIMTDLRTNVLPLLAAEYPGLSYGFEGRQADMEESVHAMILGLLLAVCGVYALLAIPFNSYSQPAIVMVAIPFGIVGAVIGHIIMGYNLSLMSLFGIVALSGVVVNDSLVLIDRTNSLRAEGLPPVEAIVQAAISRFRAIILTTLTTFGGLFPMIMETSRQARFMIPMAISLGFGILFTTFIVLLLVPCFYLILEDIKGRKLKATNTITQPPLTNATETL comes from the coding sequence ATGAGCAACGATCACTCCAGTTCCGCCAAAGGGCCCATTGCCTGGATGGCAGGTCACTCCGTCACCGCCAACTTAATCATGCTGGTCTTTTTGATCGGCGGTGCCCTCGTCATTTCCAACGTCAAACAGGAGGTCTTTCCCGAGTTCTCGCTCGACATGGTCAATGTCAGCGTCAGCTATCCGGGAGCGGCCCCCGAGGAAGTTGAGCAGAGCATCGTGCTGCCGGTGGAGGAAGCCGTGGAAGGCCTCGACGGCGTGAAAGAAGTCACCTCGACCGCCAACGAAGGCAGCGGCACGGTGACCATCGAACTCGCGGAAGGCGCAGACCTGCAGCAGCTCGCCAATGAGATTAAAAACGAGATCGACCGCATCACCACCTTTCCCGAAGAAGCGGAAGAGCCCAACGTCGCCATTGCCAGTCGTCAGCGCAGCGTCGTCACCCTCGCCCTTCATGGTGACCTCGATGAGTGGACCCTACGCAGCGTTGCCGAAACCGTTCGCGACTCCTTGCTCAGTAATCCCGGTATCACCCAAGTCGAGTTGGAAGGCGCGCGTGATTACGAGGTCACGATCACCGTGCCCCGCGAATCGCTTCGCCTCTATGGGCTGACCCTGAATGACATTGCCAGCATCGTCAGCGCCTCATCGCTCGACCTCGCCGGAGGTGGTGTTAAGACCGCAACGGGCGAAATTTTAGTCCGCGTAAAAGAACGGCGCGACTACGCGGCCGAGTTTAACAACATCCCCGTCATAACCACGAACGACGGTGTGCGTGTGCTGCTGGGAGACATCGCCACGATCACCGATGGCTTCGAGGAAACGAGCGACCTCTATGCACACTTTAACGGCGAACCCGTCGTGCTGCTGGAGGTTTTCCGCATTGGAAACCAAACACCAATCGGCGTATCCGATGCAGCCATGGAAGTAGTCGAGGAACTGCGGGCCACCCTCCCCCCAGGCCTGACGTTGGATATCATGTCGGATAACTCAGAAATATACCGCCAGCGCGCCGAGCTACTCGTCAAAAATTTACTCATGGGCCTGGTGCTCGTTTTGATCGTGTTGGGCATTTTCCTCGAAACCCGACTGGCTTTCTGGGTGACGCTGGGCATCCCGATTTCCTTCCTCGGCGCATTCATGTTTTTCCCGCCACTGGACACGACGATCAACATGATCACGATGTTCGCCTTCATCATCACGCTCGGCATCGTGGTGGACGACGCCATCGTCGTGGGCGAAAATATTTACAGCCACCACCAACGCGGCAAAAGCTTTTACGTCGCGGCAATCGACGGTACGCGCGAGGTCGCCATGCCCGTCGTTTTCAGCGTGCTTACCAACATTGTCGCGTTCATGCCGCTGTTTTTCATCCCTGGGTTTATGGGAAAAATCTTTGGCGTAATCCCGATTGTTGTGATCGGCGTTTTCAGCGTCTCTCTGATCGAGTCCCTCTTCATTCTGCCCGCCCACCTGTCGCACCAAAAGGACATTCACCCCAAAGGAATTCGCGGCGCTTTGCACAATTTCCAGCAACGCTTCAGCAATAAATTCATGGGCTTCGTTCACAATCGCTACGGTCCGGCGCTGCGCCGCGTCTTGCCCTGGCGTTATGTGGTCGTAGTGATTGGCCTGTCGTTCATGGCGCTGATTTTCTCGTGGGTCGACAGTGGCCGCCTCCACATGATCTTAATGCCGCGCGTTGACTCCGACTATGCCTTTGCCTCGGTCGAGCTCCCCTATGGCTCCCCGGTTGAAGAGACAGAGAAAATACGTCAGCAAGTTCTCTCCGCTGCTGAGCGAGTTGTGGCGAACAACGGCGGCGACAAACTTTCCAAGGGCATTTACACGCTGGTGGGAAGTGGCGGAAGTCATGCGGTTCAATTTCGGGTTTTCCTGACGGATGCCAATACGCGCCCACTCTCCACCGCTCAATTCACCCAACAGTGGCGGCAGGAAGTCGGTCAACTGTTTGGCGTCGACACCAGCAGCTTCGCCTCTGATCGTGGCGGCCCCGGCTCCGGGGATTCCATAACCGTGGAACTCAGCCACCGCGACATCGCTACCCTTGAGGCCGCGGCCGAAAGACTCGCCCATGAGCTGATGGAATATCCGCAAACCAAGGACGTGAACGACGGCTTTCAGCCAGGTAAAGAGCAGTTCAACTTCACCCTGCGCCCGGAGGCACAAAGCCTGGGGCTGACATCGCAAAACGTCGCGCAGCAAGTCCGTGGCGCGTTTTATGGAGCCGAGGCCAAGCGTCAATTACGCGGACGCCATGAAATAAAAATCATGGCCCGCCTGCCCAAAGATCAACGCACCTCGGAAGCCGACGTTGACTCCCTCATCATCATGACGCCAACCGGTGGCGAAATGCCACTGGCCGAAGCCGTGGACATTGATCGTGACCGCGCCTTTACCAGCATCTCGCGCCGCAATGGCAGACGCGTCCTCAACGTAACGGCGGACACCGATGACCCCGCTGACGCCGGCCCAATCATGACCGACCTGCGCACCAATGTGCTCCCGCTACTCGCCGCCGAATATCCGGGGCTCAGCTATGGCTTCGAGGGCCGCCAAGCGGATATGGAAGAGAGCGTCCACGCCATGATCCTCGGGCTACTGCTCGCGGTTTGCGGCGTCTATGCGCTTCTGGCGATCCCTTTCAATAGCTACTCGCAACCGGCAATCGTGATGGTCGCGATTCCGTTTGGCATCGTGGGCGCGGTCATTGGCCACATTATCATGGGCTACAATTTGAGCCTGATGAGCCTCTTCGGCATCGTCGCCTTGAGCGGTGTGGTGGTCAATGATTCGCTGGTCTTGATTGATCGCACCAACAGTTTACGCGCCGAAGGGTTGCCACCCGTTGAAGCCATTGTCCAAGCAGCCATTTCACGCTTCCGCGCCATCATACTGACGACGCTGACGACCTTTGGCGGACTCTTTCCGATGATCATGGAAACATCGCGTCAGGCGCGCTTCATGATCCCCATGGCGATCTCGCTCGGCTTCGGCATTCTCTTCACGACCTTCATCGTGTTACTGCTCGTACCATGCTTCTACCTGATCTTGGAAGACATCAAAGGCCGCAAGCTGAAGGCAACGAATACCATAACTCAGCCGCCGCTGACCAACGCAACCGAAACTCTGTAA
- a CDS encoding efflux RND transporter periplasmic adaptor subunit, with protein sequence MPETTSTQRFPWRRTLAILIIIAVCAGICAMIIKTGPKATRRPPAPMQANVKVRPLERTNEQIVVSAMGSVIPQRSISLTAQVNGEVLELGPDFAEGNHLAKGDFILKIDDRDYQTALASAQATLDLELSDMAIESGNQTIAKREWELIQEASEIAGVDSSLALRQPQLKSAEAEVAMARASLEQAEINLQRTRIVAPFNAIVLEKNVDIGSYVSTQTTVASLAGIDTYWVRAAVPKTQLKWLTIPGPTQSEGSEVRVFPNASQGTYRTGKIISLLGDLDPEGRMARVLIAVEDPLSLLAENEGQPPLLLGDYVSVEILGKELQNIYSLPRLSFRDGARVWLASDKDQLEIRPITPVWQGDDFVIVDEGLADGERLVVSNLSMPTPGLKLVVADEDGKLLSAELPPEKTGGDS encoded by the coding sequence ATGCCTGAGACCACATCAACCCAACGCTTTCCCTGGCGCCGCACCCTGGCGATATTGATCATCATCGCCGTTTGCGCGGGCATCTGCGCGATGATCATCAAGACAGGTCCAAAGGCCACGCGCCGCCCACCGGCACCGATGCAGGCCAACGTAAAAGTTCGCCCGCTGGAGCGCACCAACGAGCAAATCGTCGTCAGCGCCATGGGCAGCGTGATCCCGCAGCGTTCGATCTCCCTGACCGCGCAGGTCAACGGCGAGGTGCTTGAACTCGGCCCGGATTTCGCCGAGGGCAACCATTTGGCCAAAGGCGATTTCATTCTCAAAATTGACGACCGCGACTACCAAACCGCACTCGCTTCCGCCCAGGCAACACTCGACCTGGAGCTGAGTGATATGGCGATTGAATCCGGCAACCAAACCATCGCCAAACGCGAGTGGGAGCTGATTCAGGAAGCCAGTGAAATCGCCGGCGTCGATTCATCCCTTGCATTGCGACAGCCGCAGCTGAAGTCCGCCGAGGCAGAGGTCGCCATGGCGCGCGCCAGCTTGGAGCAGGCAGAAATCAACCTGCAACGCACGCGCATCGTCGCGCCCTTTAACGCCATCGTGCTCGAGAAAAACGTGGATATCGGCTCCTATGTTTCCACGCAAACGACTGTCGCCAGCCTTGCGGGAATCGACACCTACTGGGTGCGTGCCGCCGTGCCCAAAACGCAACTCAAGTGGCTCACAATTCCGGGCCCTACCCAATCAGAAGGCAGCGAGGTCCGCGTGTTTCCCAACGCGAGCCAGGGCACCTATCGCACGGGCAAAATCATTTCCCTACTCGGCGACCTCGACCCCGAAGGCCGGATGGCACGTGTGCTTATTGCCGTCGAAGATCCGCTCTCACTGCTTGCCGAAAACGAAGGACAGCCTCCGCTCCTGCTGGGGGATTACGTCAGCGTGGAAATCCTCGGCAAGGAACTGCAGAATATTTACAGCCTGCCGCGCTTGTCCTTCCGTGATGGTGCCCGCGTCTGGCTCGCCTCGGACAAGGACCAACTGGAAATCCGCCCAATCACCCCGGTCTGGCAGGGTGATGATTTCGTCATCGTGGACGAAGGATTAGCCGACGGGGAGCGCCTCGTGGTGAGCAACCTTTCCATGCCTACCCCGGGATTGAAACTCGTCGTCGCAGACGAAGACGGCAAACTACTCTCGGCTGAGTTACCCCCTGAAAAAACAGGAGGAGACTCATGA
- a CDS encoding beta-ketoacyl-[acyl-carrier-protein] synthase family protein, whose protein sequence is MESIVITGVGGVSPIGIGNDAMDKSLKQSNHGYKNISSLTKSLKYKLMEGCPVANHNAEDYLHFPAEAKYRSTVRPKRLDRMSQYALIAAKLAAEQAGLIGDDDLLKDPSFAESAVIMGIALNGVESYDRLHRDFVDDKKVSPFAVPMYMTNASASAISTYFNFQGTPFTVNTACASSLTAIIRACDILQLNRPGGPKFILAGGTEASLTDFVSASFLAARAMSPEGISRPFDAKRNGFGPAEGAGVLVLERKSDALKRGAQPLAEILGFDERHDHFDADTAPSVNFTSPDTSGGQLADSIRAVLRMGDCSPESIDVYNAHGTGTQYNDLTEARALVQVFGDQLPAVMALKGFMGHSGGATSVLEIIGGILSMHGDYLPGNPQLTEVDPEIPLKLSRETTALKHRTHLKTAMGFGGARAVIAYRKSA, encoded by the coding sequence ATGGAATCTATAGTTATAACCGGTGTGGGAGGTGTCTCCCCGATTGGAATTGGAAACGATGCGATGGACAAAAGTCTTAAGCAAAGCAATCATGGCTATAAGAATATTTCAAGTCTTACGAAAAGTTTAAAATATAAGCTAATGGAAGGCTGCCCAGTTGCTAATCACAATGCAGAGGACTATTTGCACTTTCCGGCCGAAGCCAAATACCGCAGCACAGTGCGACCGAAGCGACTTGATCGCATGTCACAGTATGCGCTGATCGCTGCCAAACTGGCCGCTGAGCAAGCCGGATTAATCGGCGATGACGACTTGCTGAAGGATCCTTCGTTTGCTGAAAGCGCGGTGATTATGGGCATCGCGCTCAATGGCGTGGAAAGCTACGACCGTTTGCATCGGGATTTCGTGGACGACAAGAAAGTTTCCCCTTTTGCCGTGCCGATGTATATGACGAATGCGTCGGCATCAGCCATTAGCACCTATTTCAATTTTCAAGGCACGCCGTTTACAGTGAACACGGCTTGCGCGTCTTCGCTCACGGCGATCATCCGAGCATGTGATATTCTGCAGCTCAATCGACCAGGTGGCCCGAAATTTATCTTGGCTGGCGGGACAGAGGCATCGCTAACGGATTTTGTGTCGGCTAGTTTTCTTGCCGCTCGCGCGATGAGCCCGGAGGGAATTTCACGCCCCTTTGATGCCAAGCGAAACGGCTTTGGCCCGGCCGAGGGGGCGGGAGTGCTCGTCCTAGAGCGCAAGAGCGACGCCTTGAAACGTGGCGCACAACCGCTGGCGGAAATCCTGGGGTTTGATGAGCGCCACGATCACTTTGACGCCGACACCGCCCCCAGCGTTAACTTCACTTCTCCCGATACGAGCGGGGGGCAACTGGCCGATTCGATCCGCGCGGTTTTGCGTATGGGCGATTGCTCGCCGGAGTCGATCGATGTGTATAATGCGCATGGCACGGGAACCCAGTATAACGACCTGACGGAGGCGCGGGCATTAGTGCAAGTTTTCGGTGATCAACTGCCAGCGGTTATGGCGCTCAAGGGCTTTATGGGACACTCCGGGGGTGCCACCTCGGTGCTGGAGATTATTGGCGGCATCCTGAGTATGCATGGAGATTATCTGCCGGGCAATCCGCAGCTAACGGAGGTCGATCCGGAGATACCGTTGAAGTTATCCAGGGAAACCACTGCACTAAAGCATCGGACGCACTTGAAAACTGCGATGGGATTCGGCGGGGCTCGTGCGGTTATTGCCTACCGTAAAAGCGCTTAG
- a CDS encoding efflux transporter outer membrane subunit, with protein sequence MLKRLSILTAALSLGVFTGCQYSAQTPALTSPQPLPTSYDSIAADVSTAASNDPWWTSFERPDLDALESEALAGNLSLAEAWARLRAAQAQAVISGAGLFPSLGGEGSWSKGYEGNPSRTGSTEQWGLGTGISYEVDLWGRIRAQSESAQALVEFSQFDVQATALTLSGDVASAWLNILALADGMRLLQQQVSTNQTQLELVLLRFGNGQASALDVYQQKQLLAAAETIVPQVERQIRLYQHQLALLLGQPADWEFSVGTLGMPTMPPAPATCAPSDLLLQRPDVRAAYETLNSAEWNVAQARADRLPRVTLSADATTTAGAFADLFDSWSASFLAGLAQPLFDAGQRQAEVQRQLALAKQSLLQYRTTVLTAYKEVRDALVQEQWYYAELEAMDRQMEAAQQEFTEAQSRYLSGLTDYLDVTSSLSSLQTLQRQRISLIADLLQSRIDLHLALGGELPLTNPDPSPVLSPEDTIPLVPVFAELLEEDDNQDSTLSEN encoded by the coding sequence GTGCTTAAACGCCTTTCCATTCTCACCGCAGCTCTGTCGCTAGGCGTTTTTACCGGCTGCCAATACAGTGCGCAGACTCCGGCGCTTACCTCTCCGCAGCCACTGCCGACATCGTATGATTCCATCGCGGCAGACGTCTCCACCGCCGCGAGCAACGACCCGTGGTGGACATCTTTTGAGCGACCGGATTTGGACGCACTCGAAAGTGAAGCGCTGGCCGGCAACCTCAGCCTCGCCGAAGCCTGGGCCCGCCTCCGGGCCGCCCAAGCACAGGCAGTGATCTCCGGTGCCGGGCTATTTCCCAGTCTCGGCGGCGAAGGCAGCTGGAGCAAAGGCTACGAAGGCAACCCCTCCCGCACCGGCTCCACCGAACAGTGGGGCCTCGGCACAGGCATCAGCTACGAAGTCGATCTTTGGGGCCGCATTCGTGCACAGTCCGAAAGCGCACAGGCCCTCGTCGAATTCAGTCAATTTGATGTCCAGGCAACGGCGCTAACCTTGAGTGGTGATGTCGCAAGCGCATGGCTAAACATCCTCGCTTTGGCCGACGGCATGCGCCTGCTCCAACAACAAGTGAGCACCAACCAAACCCAACTGGAGCTCGTGCTGCTGCGTTTTGGTAACGGCCAGGCCAGCGCCCTCGATGTGTATCAGCAGAAACAGTTGCTAGCTGCGGCCGAGACAATCGTCCCGCAAGTCGAGCGGCAAATCAGACTTTATCAACACCAGCTCGCGTTGCTCTTGGGGCAACCGGCGGACTGGGAATTCTCCGTCGGCACTTTGGGCATGCCGACCATGCCGCCGGCTCCGGCAACCTGTGCGCCGAGCGATTTACTCTTGCAGCGCCCCGACGTTCGCGCCGCCTACGAGACGCTCAACTCGGCAGAGTGGAACGTTGCCCAAGCGCGCGCCGACCGCTTGCCACGGGTCACTCTGAGCGCCGACGCGACGACCACCGCTGGTGCCTTTGCCGATTTGTTCGACAGTTGGTCCGCATCATTTCTCGCTGGTTTGGCGCAGCCACTGTTCGACGCCGGCCAACGCCAGGCAGAGGTGCAGCGCCAACTCGCGCTGGCCAAGCAATCTCTTTTGCAATACCGCACAACGGTTCTCACCGCGTATAAGGAAGTTCGCGACGCGCTCGTTCAGGAGCAGTGGTACTATGCTGAGCTTGAGGCGATGGATCGCCAGATGGAAGCCGCGCAACAAGAGTTCACCGAGGCGCAGTCACGTTACCTAAGCGGGTTGACGGATTACCTCGACGTGACGTCGTCTCTCTCATCGCTCCAGACATTACAGCGCCAGCGCATCTCGCTGATTGCGGACCTCCTGCAATCGCGGATCGACCTCCATCTCGCGCTCGGCGGTGAGCTGCCACTGACCAATCCCGACCCGAGCCCAGTGCTTTCGCCGGAGGACACGATACCACTCGTTCCGGTTTTTGCAGAACTCCTCGAAGAGGACGACAACCAAGACTCCACGCTTTCCGAAAACTAA
- a CDS encoding multidrug effflux MFS transporter has product MTKTTNEPSKARVIFLAALGAMPPLSTDMYLVAIPHLSEIWSAPTNIINLSLVLWFVAFSISLLVFGSLSDRWGRRPIMLGGLALFAIASALCATATGPMQLIFFRVLQGIAAAAPSSMTMAYCRDSYEGHARQKLLAWLGIIIMVAPMAAPSVGAYIMHYAPWQTIFVLLAIYSGSMLALSWFLFEESSATKEPGGAIKALNRYVRLARNRNFLLANFSMSLIAAPVLGYVGIASLVYMEHFHLSETTFALLFAAVPLSSMVGAFVCTRMLRIFSDRSLIMYSLIGSVFASIILLSIGALHVVAFVVGMCVFGFFTGVSRPLANHLVLEQVDRDIGAASSTIIFTQFMAGAICMAYTTAGWAHPIAALGFLVLLVPGLVLLSWPFIQRKLQFTPAQTTA; this is encoded by the coding sequence ATGACAAAAACAACCAATGAACCCAGCAAAGCCCGGGTAATTTTTCTCGCCGCACTTGGTGCCATGCCACCGTTGTCGACCGATATGTATTTGGTCGCGATTCCGCATTTGTCGGAAATTTGGTCGGCCCCCACGAATATTATTAACCTGTCACTCGTGCTCTGGTTCGTGGCGTTCAGCATTAGTTTGCTGGTCTTCGGCTCATTGTCAGATCGCTGGGGACGGCGGCCCATCATGCTTGGCGGCCTCGCCTTATTTGCGATCGCCTCGGCATTGTGCGCGACCGCAACCGGGCCGATGCAGCTAATATTCTTCCGCGTTCTGCAAGGCATCGCGGCCGCCGCGCCATCGTCCATGACAATGGCCTATTGCCGCGACAGTTACGAGGGTCATGCCCGGCAGAAACTGCTGGCATGGTTGGGCATCATCATCATGGTCGCCCCGATGGCGGCACCTTCCGTTGGGGCCTACATTATGCACTACGCACCGTGGCAAACGATCTTCGTCCTCCTGGCGATCTATAGCGGATCCATGCTCGCGCTATCCTGGTTTCTCTTTGAGGAAAGCTCGGCGACCAAAGAACCCGGCGGTGCCATCAAGGCCCTGAACCGCTATGTCCGGCTGGCGCGCAACCGAAACTTTCTGTTGGCCAACTTCAGCATGTCGCTCATTGCGGCACCCGTCCTCGGCTATGTCGGCATTGCCAGTCTGGTTTACATGGAGCACTTCCATCTGAGCGAGACCACCTTTGCCCTGCTGTTCGCCGCTGTACCATTGAGCTCCATGGTTGGTGCTTTTGTCTGCACACGTATGCTGCGAATTTTCAGCGACCGCTCACTGATCATGTATAGTCTGATCGGCTCGGTCTTTGCGAGCATCATACTGCTGTCGATTGGAGCGCTTCACGTGGTGGCTTTCGTGGTCGGCATGTGTGTCTTCGGATTCTTCACCGGAGTCAGCCGCCCGTTGGCAAATCATTTGGTGCTGGAACAGGTCGACCGCGATATCGGTGCCGCATCTTCCACGATCATCTTCACCCAATTCATGGCGGGTGCCATCTGCATGGCCTACACCACGGCCGGTTGGGCGCACCCGATTGCTGCGCTCGGTTTCCTTGTCTTGTTGGTGCCCGGCCTCGTACTCCTCAGTTGGCCATTCATTCAGCGCAAACTTCAATTCACCCCCGCTCAAACGACTGCGTAA
- a CDS encoding DMT family transporter, with protein MDWITLGLLSALVLGLYDLGKKHAVRENAVLPVLFWAQVCAACIWLPWVILSRVNPDLIPSELLRVDALDLPGHFRLFAKSALVGTSWIFAYFALKHLPISLVAPIRATSPVWTLLGAYFLLSERFNAMQWTGILITLGGFYLLSVAGKKEGIRFHRDRWVWFIIAATLLGAASSLYDKYLLNVLGYRTPTVQSWFAIYLVVFFFPFVWGWQRRWWPRGEFHWRWSIPFVGIALLVADFAYFRALEMEGVLIGVLSCLRRGSALVSFAGGLWLFKEKNGLRKLPALLTILVGIIVLVLGKGT; from the coding sequence ATGGATTGGATAACGCTGGGTCTTTTATCCGCGCTCGTTCTCGGATTGTATGATCTCGGCAAAAAGCATGCCGTGCGGGAAAATGCTGTACTGCCGGTTCTGTTTTGGGCTCAGGTTTGTGCGGCGTGTATTTGGTTGCCTTGGGTGATCCTTAGTCGAGTGAATCCGGATTTGATACCGTCCGAGTTGCTGCGTGTCGATGCGCTGGATCTACCAGGGCATTTCCGGCTTTTTGCTAAGTCGGCGCTGGTGGGCACATCCTGGATTTTTGCTTATTTTGCACTCAAGCATTTGCCGATATCGCTGGTGGCACCGATCCGCGCGACGAGTCCGGTATGGACATTATTGGGAGCCTACTTCCTCTTGAGCGAGCGCTTTAATGCGATGCAATGGACAGGTATTTTGATTACGCTGGGAGGGTTCTACCTGCTCTCGGTTGCAGGGAAAAAGGAGGGTATTCGCTTTCACCGTGACCGATGGGTTTGGTTCATCATTGCCGCGACGCTATTAGGCGCAGCGAGCTCGCTCTATGATAAATACTTGCTCAACGTGCTTGGCTATCGAACGCCGACGGTGCAGTCGTGGTTTGCTATTTACTTGGTCGTTTTCTTTTTCCCGTTTGTCTGGGGTTGGCAACGTCGCTGGTGGCCGCGAGGTGAGTTTCACTGGCGCTGGTCGATCCCCTTCGTAGGGATCGCATTGCTCGTTGCGGACTTCGCTTACTTCCGCGCACTGGAGATGGAGGGCGTGCTGATCGGTGTGTTGTCGTGCTTACGTCGCGGCAGTGCGCTGGTGTCGTTTGCCGGTGGATTATGGCTCTTTAAGGAAAAGAACGGGCTGCGAAAATTACCCGCATTGCTGACGATCCTGGTTGGAATCATTGTGCTGGTATTGGGCAAAGGCACCTGA